In Gammaproteobacteria bacterium, the genomic window TGGGGCAGGATGCTCTACCCTAATCCCCTGAAAAACGATCTCTCTTGTTACGAATCCGCTATATTTTACCCACTAATTTTCCTGAAGAGCCTAAACTTTAATAGCATTATGACAATCTACTTAACGGCGTCCAGGTACAGTGTGTCAGGACATATATCTTGTTCATGAGGCCATACCACCGTACCATCAATCACTTTTACTTGCTTAAAATAATGTCTGTCTTGTAGCTCTTTGAAGACACCAAAATCAAGTAATTTTGAGCAATCATAAATACCCTTTTCACCATTAGTAAAAATAAGGCTCAACTGATAATCATTATTAACTGATACTTCACTAACTCTCGGATTCATAGCCTCACCTCAACGGTTCTATTTTATAGGGTTTTTCACCCGCTACCGCTAATGCCCAATCAGCCACAAGCTCATCTTTATGTATTTCAATCCATGCCTGCAAAAGCTTTATTTTAGCAGTCGGTATACTCCCTTCCAGAATATCGCCTTCAGGAATCGATACCACGACTTCATGTTCTTGATATTTAACATGGATATGAGGAAGGTGATGCTGCTTATTATCCATAAAATACATATAGACTATAATCCCATAAAATGCTGATATTGACGGCATATTCTTTCCTCTATAAGCACCAGAGCATCACTCATAAAACTTCTGGTTAAATCGATATCTTACCACCCTAATTTAAACTGCAATAGAGTATCTTGCAAGTGTGACATACCCAGAAAAACCATCAATTCTGAAAAGCCTTCTTTAACCTTTCCTCTGGGTCATCAAATTCCACATTGTCTGGCTCAAAACCTTCAGGGTCATAAGGATGATAGTTTTTTGCATGATGACTCAACCAATAAATCATGCCTTCATATTCCTCATGATCAGGATCAGCAAGTGCCTCAAGTAACTGGTAATAACCTGTAGCACCACCACAGTCCTCCGGTGGACAGGCACGTTTACCATCAATACAGTTGGGATATCTCACACCATCCTTCTGTAGATATATTCCTTCGAGAACAACCCTATGATTCCAACCATCACCGAAATCATATTCATACATTGCCTCGTCACCAGGATCAAAAAAATATTGCGCTAATGGCACATCCCAACCAGGCAATGTATCTGGTTCAAATTCATCATCTGGCATCCCTATTAATACAGACTTTTTCTTCTTCCCCGGAGGTACAATACTAAACGAATGGAGGTGATAATCGAGCCAGCCCATCGAATCTTGTATAGCAATATGAAGATCCCAAAAGCTATAATTCGATGAAACCTCGATTAAACGCCATATTGATGGTTCAATCCCCAATAGCTCTATCCGAAACTGGTATGCATTTTTCTTTTTCATATTAAGTATGCCGCACTACTCCACATTAAATAACAAATCGACACTCCGATTATAACACTATCATTTATCAAGCCATCAGCAACTCATCCATGTAATCCGCCCACTTCTGAAGCCATATACGACAGTCATCTTCATAGCCGTAAAGATCATAAGTCCCTTCTATCCCCTTTCTAGCATGCCCCAGTATAGCCTCTGCAACTTCACTCCTACATTTAAGACGTGAAAGCCCTGTTATCACCGTGCGTCTTAAATCATGAGGACTCCAATGCTCCATTTCAAGCATTCGTTTTGTTTTTCTTAAATGCCATGCTTGTTCACTTAAAGCCTTTTGCTGAAGAGGCAACCCTGTCTTCTGGGATGGAAAAAGGTAATCACCTGTTGTTAATTTCAACAGCTTTAAAAACTCTACAGCCTGTCTACAATGTAAAACGAAGAATATTCTTTTGTGTTACTGTAAAAACCGAACCAGGCAACCATCTCAAAAATTGCCTTAATTCATCGTCACTCAGATTACGCCTTCTTCTCTGACTAGTAAGCCTCATCCCTAACTTCAATATAGAATTCTTTGCAGAAATGCATGGATTTGAAAATTCATCATCAAACATGTCCATCCCAATAGCAAATTCAAAGGCAGATGAAAATTCACGCAGAACATTACCGGCCTGAACATTGGCCCCACGATTAACTATCTCAATAATCAAGCTGGAAATATCCTTTCGTTTAATATCAGAAGCCTGTTTTTGACCCAAAACCCGCACAGCATCACCATATAATGTTCTCCGCGTCTCAGCCTGACCTTTTGGTTTACGTGCATCTTTAACCTGCTTGCCATTAATGATTTTATCTTCAATATATTGCGTTAAATATAACTCGACCATATCTTCAATAGTAAACCCATTGCCACGGATACCTAGCGCTGATTTTTTCTTCATTTCTTGATTTTTTAACTTAAGCTCACTTGCTGGACACCGCCCTGATCGACGAATCTCTTTAAGCTCCTGTAACTGTAACCTTGCATTCGCCAACTTCACTGTCGGGTAATTTCCGATCTTTATCTGTACCAGCTTGCCTGTTAGTGGGCTTTTATAACGATAAAAGAAGGTTTTTGTTCCGGCTGCCCCACATTTTATGCGTAACCCGGAGTTTTCTCCTGAATCAGTCTTTGTTTTATCGTTAGGTTTCATTGTCTCAATAGCCCTGGATGAAAGCGGCTTTTTTTCTAGCTTGGTATTTAGAGTGGTTTGCATAATAATAGTCCTTTCACATTAATGATCTGTTACATCCATTACGGAGCAAGTTCAGAAATTTGGAGAATTCTGCAAAAAGTGTAACTTTTTCAAGATCAGTGGATTTCGAAAAATAAAAGCTACACTTTTTGTTACACTTTTTTATGAAAACATATGTATCTCAATGAAACACAAAGTAACAATACGATACATGCTAAAGCCCTGTAACTGACTGTATTATAACATAAATATTGAATCTTAATGAAGAAAAAAACAAGCAAATCAACCACTAATAAAGCAACCCATACGCCAATGATGCAGCAATTTCTACGCATCAAGGCTGAGCACCCGGATATCCTGGTGTTCTACCGTATGGGTGATTTTTATGAGATGTTTTATGACGATGCACGACGTGCCTCGAAGATCCTTGATATCACGCTGACCACACGCGGTCAATCGGCGGGGGAACCGATTCCGATGGCGGGTATTCCCCATCATGCCTCTGAGCAATATCTGGCGCGTCTGATCCGCGCCGGTGAATCGGTCGCCATCTGTGAGCAGGTCGGTGACCCGGCCACTAGTAAGGGGCCAGTTGAGCGGCGCGTGGTTCGTATTGTCACTCCGGGTACTGTTACCGATGAGGCCTTACTGGAGGATCGTCGTGAGAATTTATTAACGGCTATTCATCTTGATGGATCTCGCTTTGGCATTGCCAGTCTGGATCTGGCCAGTGGCCGCTTTACCCTCGGTGAATTTGAGGGTGAGGATAACCTGCTCAATGAACTGGAACGCCTCAAGCCGGTAGAGATCTTGTGGAATGAACAGACTTCCCTGCCCATAGCACTACAGCAATATCCTGGGATCAAGAACCGACCACCCTGGCACTTTGATCTGGATACGGCACTGCGTTATCTATGTGAACAGTTTGCCACCAAAGACCTCAGTGGCTTTGGTTGCCAGCATTATCATACGGCAACCATTGCGGCCGGTGCCCTGCTGCATTATGTCAAGGAGACACAACAGGCGGCATTACCTCATCTACGCGGTCTGCGCATTGAGACCCACGACAATACAGTCATCCTTGACGCTGCTAGTCGACGTAACCTGGAACTGGAACAAGCGCAATCTGGTCAAAAAGAACACAGCCTACTTGGAGTTCTGGATAGCAGCGCTACAGCGATGGGTGGCCGCTTATTGCGGCGCTGGTTAAATCGGCCTATACGTCAGCACGAGATATTACGTCAACGCCACCAGTGTATTGATGCGCTACTGAACAATCATTATTTCCAGGGGCTACAAGAGGCGCTACGCGGCCTGTACGATATTGAACGTATCCTCTCCCGCATCGCTTTGAAATCGGCACGTCCCAGAGATCTGAGCAGTCTGCGTGACACCTTGCTCAGGATCCCGGAGCTACACAATCAACTAACATTGATTGATGACCCGCTGATTACAGCATTATTAAAACGCATGGATGAACACCCAACACTCAGTCAACACCTGCAACAGGCGATTATCGAAACCCCGCCTCTGTTGACCCGGGATGGTGGTATGATCGCACCCGGCTTTGATGCCGAACTGGATAAGCTGCGTGGCCTGAGTGAAAACGCTGACCAGTTTCTACTCGATCTGGAACAACGTGAACGTGAACGCAGTGGCATCAATGGCCTCAAGGTGCGCTACAACCGGGTACATGGTTATTACCTGGAGATTAGTCGTCTACATTCTGATCAGGTGCCGGAAGACTACCAGCGACGTCAAACCCTAAAGGCGGTCGAACGATTTATTACCCCTGAACTCAAACAGTTTGAAGATCAGGTGCTCAGTGCGCGTGAGCGTGCACTGGCGCGCGAAAAAATGTTGTATGAACAATTGCTGGATTACCTTCTGCCCTTCATCCCCGGACTACAGGACTGTGCCGAGGCATTAGCCGAACTCGATGTATTATGCTGTTTTTCTGAACGTGCCGACACCCTGGACTGGCGCCGCCCTGAATTCAGTGCAGAACGCGGTATCCACATCATCGGTGGACGGCATCCTGTCGTTGAAAAAGTGTTAAACAAACCCTTTATTGCCAATGACACCGAGTTACATAAACAACGCAGCCTGCTGATTATTACCGGCCCGAATATGGGGGGTAAGTCCACCTATATGCGACAAACCGCGCTCATCACCTTATTGGCGCATATCGGCAGTTTTGTCCCTGCTGAACAAGCCATACTCGGTCCTGTCGATCGAATATTTACCCGCATTGGTGCCGCTGATGATCTGGCGCGTGGTCATTCGACTTTCATGGTGGAGATGACCGAGACCGCCAATATCCTGCACAATGCCACCGAGAATAGTCTGGTATTAATGGATGAAATTGGTCGTGGTACCAGCACCTATGATGGTCTGGCTCTAGCCTGGTCGTGTGCGATGGATCTAGGCAACCGCATCAAGGCGATGACCTTGTTTGCTACTCACTATTTTGAGATGACCGATCTGCAACAACAATATCCCCAGATCCAGAATGTACACCTGGATGCCATGGAACATGGTGACAAGATTGTATTTTTACATACGGTCAAAGACGGGCCTGCTGATCGCAGTTATGGTCTACATGTTGCCGCACTTTCCGGCGTACCTGCTCATGTCCTGGATCAGGCCAGGCAGCAACTGCAACGACTGGAAAAAGGTACAGGCACACAGACAACCATACAGAGTGCTAAAGAAAACGACCAGATGGGTCTATTTCAAAGCCACGATGCACATCCGTTAGAAGATGCGATGGAAGGGATTGAACCAGAAGATCTGTCACCTCGACAGGCACTGGATATATTATTTAAGTTAAAGAATATTTGTCGGGAAGATTAATTATGATGCGCACCAGCATCAACAGGTCAGGTCAATCCTCTCGCTCGATCAACATCCAGTTTACAGGCAAATGGTGGCCTACCATCAATAATCATAGACAGGGAAAAGGCGGCAGCCGGTGTAATATTAACCGCTACCATCTCAACAGAACTTACCTTGCACAGGCTATGAAGCTTAACTAACCAGGCATAATAAACCTGATCAATCATACGCACATTACCCAGATCATAAATCAAACGGCGGATACGATGTTGTTGCATAAAACGCGCAACCATATCCATATAGTCATCCGTATTCGAAGGATCAAGACCCTCACCTGGTTCCAGTAATACGTTACTATCCCCAATCGGTGTCAGGTGCATGCCATTAATCATTTAAAAACCTCAGTAGAGCGACAAGATCAACGACCGACCGAGCTCACCTCAATATGTAATATACGGAAGGCCTCTTTCAACCCTTCTGACAAAGTTGAACGCGTCACCACCCCACCAAGATCGATATTCAGACTGGTCAAGGCTCGTGCAATCTCTGGACGAATACCCGTTAAAATCGCATCCGCACCCATCAAACTAATAGCACGAATCATCTGAATCAGATGATGCGAGACCTGTGAATCAATCGCCATCACTCCGGTAATGTCCATCACCACTACCTTGGAACGTTCTGACTCGATCTTGGATAACAGACGTTCCATCACCATCATGGTGCGTGAAGAATCCAGTGTACCAATAATAGGCAAGGTAAGCACTCCATCCCAAATCTCGGTAATCGGGGTCGAGACTTCCTTCAACTCATCTTGCTGGGCACTAATGGTCTTCTCACGCTCACCCAGATAGATATGAAACACATCCAGGATAATATCATTAAATACCGATGCCAGTAACAACAATACGCCTTTGGTCTGTTCAAAACTCAGCCCTTGATCAGACTCCATTTCGGCCAGCATCACCCCCTGCAAAAACTGAATATAGCGCACAAATTCTTCCAGCGTTCCACCGCGCACCTGGATCTGCTGAGAGAAGGTGGTAAAGAACTGGCGCAACGCCTTAAACTCATTACCTCTCCGATCAATCTCCTTGCCCGCTTGTAGAAAGGCAACAAATAATTCCAGAAATTCCAGGCTATAATCATTAATCTCATCCCTGGAAAGAATATTGGCCTGACAGAAGATATTCTTACCCTGGGTCTCGATTACCTGGGATATCTTACCGACATTAAGCATTAACTGCTCAATAAGTACCTGGTTAATTGTTTTTTCCTGCTGTGTATCCTTAGCCATACTATCACCTATATCCTGTTTGCCTTTCTAATTACAAATAATGATTTATCGTCATTGCCCCGACCTAGTACCTGGCCTAAAAAGAGGGCTATAAATTGTGGATGGAGACGCCATAGCCCCGGAAAACTTGTCAGATCCCAATTACGTCGAATACCATCGGAAGCTGTTATCAATATCGCCTGATCCGAAAAATTCAGCTCACAGCCTTGAATAGCACCATGCTCATGCCCTAATATCCCGGGTGCAAAAGGAATGCTCTTCAACTGACCACGGCTCACTAGATAGGTACTCATATCTCCTACCCCATACACACTGGCTGTTGATCCATCACCATCCACCTCACCCAATGTTGCGACTGCACCACAACTCCCTCTGAAACGCCCGTCCAGTACATTCATCAGGTTATCCAGTGGTTCCTGAATATCCAGAATTTCACATTTATTAATCACCACCTCTTCTGCCGAAGCACCGTGCCCCAGACCATCCATATGTAACCAGCGCACCTTACCATAGCTTTCATTCATACACACACGGTCACCATTATGTGGCCCTTCGTGATAGGCGCGCAGATATTGCCCAATATCATACTGCCTTACCTTATCACCACACTCGTCATCCAGATTAAAACGTGCCCATACAGCCATACCATTCCATGGTGCATCCCTGGTCAAGCCATTGGGAACACTAAAGAAACCGCTCTGATCTGATAGGCGTTGTATCGTGCCCAGGCCTTTACCTAAAGTACCCGAACTGGAGTAGTCATCTTCCATCGCTGCCGGAATATTGGTAATACCCGGACCATAATCCAAGGAAAAGAATTCCAGTGCATGACAAGGCTGATACGACTCCCATATCTGGATGACACCCGTACCTTCAGCATATTTCACCTGATTAGTCAGCATCTCCTGGCACACCAAGGCCAGATGTTCACGTTTGATATCCGAAAAACCCATGCGACGAGAGACAGCACGTAATTTAGAACGCACCAGAACTTCACTACTGCCATCATTACTAATCTGTTCCATCAATAACTTCATTATTGTCTACTCTTATGCTTGTTCAGATAACGTCACAAAAGGTGCTACAACGACCTGTGAACGTCCATTACGCTTTGCTGCATACAAGGCCTCGTCCGCCTGTGCAATCAAAGTATCAATATCATCATCCGGTTTCATTTGAGACACGCCCAGACTCAACCCACCACCCATGCAATCCAACACCCGTTCCGCCATTTTTCGAGCCACACCCACATCACAAAAGGCAACAATAGCAAATTCATCACCACCAATGCGACAAGAAAAATCCACATCCTGTCGAGCCACTGTCACCATACACTCGGCTACTTTTCGCAAATGCTCATCACCATATTGATGTCCGTGACTATCATTCACTTCCTTGAATTCATCGACATCAATCATAATTAAACTTAACGCTTCACCCTGTCTTGAACTACGCAATACTGCCTCACGTAAACGATCATCATAGCCCCCACGGTTCAACAAACCTGTCAAGCTATCCGTCTCGGCAACACGCAGAGATTCCTTAAGCTCTTCCTTCTTATTTTCCAGCACAGATTCCATATCATGGATCTGATCCGCTGCCTGTCGCATGTAATCTGCCAGTTCTTTTGATATCTTCTTGTTACGATGGGTTAGCAAATCCGGGTCTGCAATCTCACAGGCCTGCTTCAGGCGCAGAGCCACGTCCGTAACCTTACTGGTAGCCGGGGCCTCATACAAGCGTGACAATGGATCTTCCTGCAGACCATATTTAACCAACAACTGATTGCCATCCAGAAGCAGAGCAATCTTCTGAGCTCCATTGTTTTCATGTAAACGATGGCGAATATGATCAATAATAGGGATGAGATTCCGAGTTGATTTGAACATATCACCAGCAAAATCACTTACCGCCTCCAGGATTAACCTTGAGAGACGTTGTAAATCAGGTTCTACAATAACCTCATAACTGAAAATTTTCTGGCTCAAAATACTCGATTTACCTGCAAATCTCTTGCTTAACTA contains:
- a CDS encoding GGDEF domain-containing protein gives rise to the protein MSQKIFSYEVIVEPDLQRLSRLILEAVSDFAGDMFKSTRNLIPIIDHIRHRLHENNGAQKIALLLDGNQLLVKYGLQEDPLSRLYEAPATSKVTDVALRLKQACEIADPDLLTHRNKKISKELADYMRQAADQIHDMESVLENKKEELKESLRVAETDSLTGLLNRGGYDDRLREAVLRSSRQGEALSLIMIDVDEFKEVNDSHGHQYGDEHLRKVAECMVTVARQDVDFSCRIGGDEFAIVAFCDVGVARKMAERVLDCMGGGLSLGVSQMKPDDDIDTLIAQADEALYAAKRNGRSQVVVAPFVTLSEQA
- a CDS encoding plasmid pRiA4b ORF-3 family protein; its protein translation is MKKKNAYQFRIELLGIEPSIWRLIEVSSNYSFWDLHIAIQDSMGWLDYHLHSFSIVPPGKKKKSVLIGMPDDEFEPDTLPGWDVPLAQYFFDPGDEAMYEYDFGDGWNHRVVLEGIYLQKDGVRYPNCIDGKRACPPEDCGGATGYYQLLEALADPDHEEYEGMIYWLSHHAKNYHPYDPEGFEPDNVEFDDPEERLKKAFQN
- a CDS encoding anti-sigma regulatory factor, giving the protein MKLLMEQISNDGSSEVLVRSKLRAVSRRMGFSDIKREHLALVCQEMLTNQVKYAEGTGVIQIWESYQPCHALEFFSLDYGPGITNIPAAMEDDYSSSGTLGKGLGTIQRLSDQSGFFSVPNGLTRDAPWNGMAVWARFNLDDECGDKVRQYDIGQYLRAYHEGPHNGDRVCMNESYGKVRWLHMDGLGHGASAEEVVINKCEILDIQEPLDNLMNVLDGRFRGSCGAVATLGEVDGDGSTASVYGVGDMSTYLVSRGQLKSIPFAPGILGHEHGAIQGCELNFSDQAILITASDGIRRNWDLTSFPGLWRLHPQFIALFLGQVLGRGNDDKSLFVIRKANRI
- a CDS encoding STAS domain-containing protein, producing MAKDTQQEKTINQVLIEQLMLNVGKISQVIETQGKNIFCQANILSRDEINDYSLEFLELFVAFLQAGKEIDRRGNEFKALRQFFTTFSQQIQVRGGTLEEFVRYIQFLQGVMLAEMESDQGLSFEQTKGVLLLLASVFNDIILDVFHIYLGEREKTISAQQDELKEVSTPITEIWDGVLTLPIIGTLDSSRTMMVMERLLSKIESERSKVVVMDITGVMAIDSQVSHHLIQMIRAISLMGADAILTGIRPEIARALTSLNIDLGGVVTRSTLSEGLKEAFRILHIEVSSVGR
- a CDS encoding STAS domain-containing protein — translated: MINGMHLTPIGDSNVLLEPGEGLDPSNTDDYMDMVARFMQQHRIRRLIYDLGNVRMIDQVYYAWLVKLHSLCKVSSVEMVAVNITPAAAFSLSMIIDGRPPFACKLDVDRARGLT
- a CDS encoding DUF4160 domain-containing protein, whose protein sequence is MPSISAFYGIIVYMYFMDNKQHHLPHIHVKYQEHEVVVSIPEGDILEGSIPTAKIKLLQAWIEIHKDELVADWALAVAGEKPYKIEPLR
- a CDS encoding DUF2442 domain-containing protein, with product MNPRVSEVSVNNDYQLSLIFTNGEKGIYDCSKLLDFGVFKELQDRHYFKQVKVIDGTVVWPHEQDICPDTLYLDAVK
- the mutS gene encoding DNA mismatch repair protein MutS is translated as MMQQFLRIKAEHPDILVFYRMGDFYEMFYDDARRASKILDITLTTRGQSAGEPIPMAGIPHHASEQYLARLIRAGESVAICEQVGDPATSKGPVERRVVRIVTPGTVTDEALLEDRRENLLTAIHLDGSRFGIASLDLASGRFTLGEFEGEDNLLNELERLKPVEILWNEQTSLPIALQQYPGIKNRPPWHFDLDTALRYLCEQFATKDLSGFGCQHYHTATIAAGALLHYVKETQQAALPHLRGLRIETHDNTVILDAASRRNLELEQAQSGQKEHSLLGVLDSSATAMGGRLLRRWLNRPIRQHEILRQRHQCIDALLNNHYFQGLQEALRGLYDIERILSRIALKSARPRDLSSLRDTLLRIPELHNQLTLIDDPLITALLKRMDEHPTLSQHLQQAIIETPPLLTRDGGMIAPGFDAELDKLRGLSENADQFLLDLEQRERERSGINGLKVRYNRVHGYYLEISRLHSDQVPEDYQRRQTLKAVERFITPELKQFEDQVLSARERALAREKMLYEQLLDYLLPFIPGLQDCAEALAELDVLCCFSERADTLDWRRPEFSAERGIHIIGGRHPVVEKVLNKPFIANDTELHKQRSLLIITGPNMGGKSTYMRQTALITLLAHIGSFVPAEQAILGPVDRIFTRIGAADDLARGHSTFMVEMTETANILHNATENSLVLMDEIGRGTSTYDGLALAWSCAMDLGNRIKAMTLFATHYFEMTDLQQQYPQIQNVHLDAMEHGDKIVFLHTVKDGPADRSYGLHVAALSGVPAHVLDQARQQLQRLEKGTGTQTTIQSAKENDQMGLFQSHDAHPLEDAMEGIEPEDLSPRQALDILFKLKNICRED